From the Aquitalea magnusonii genome, one window contains:
- a CDS encoding diguanylate cyclase domain-containing protein codes for MRPGLLVKLALLLAIFGILASGITGYYAYTVNRAMLVSAAQSDLITAARGVNRRLSQSVEEAADDALLLSRLVDVERVINGQQAQRLRIAKQELAQAFASMLALHPEYLQVRLIGAANNGLELVRVDSQGGLTLRVDDKDLQEKGHFPYVFETLLVPAGQIYQSSIAVNHERAAHDAEGRPGLMVATPLSRRDGRPGGLLVINLDLTRLLSQLQLDLPKDYQLYMANRWGDFLVHPDPTQTFGFDKGRRILMQDSFAPTHLLFERKAGSLALSGLAQPEQSAGKVMAFVRLPIGRGSRDDFVVTGLVQPLDSVLALAAPLGQRIIHMVLAFSVIAILLAVVFARAMLRPINTLAQAACSFPDTRQQVALPVERNDEIGVLARNFDRMQRQINSHMASLYDSQRELSYLAHHDSLTGLANRALFFQQLEKMLALSQRSGAQFAVLFVDLDHFKQINDQHGHAVGDQVLQVVARRLQHAVRGSDMVARMGGDEYLILLQGSFSTDALSELLDKLALIISEPMIVEDKRLEVGASIGYSLYPRDGTSAEQLVNQADHAMYHVKAIQRDGHTRQLPYS; via the coding sequence ATGCGTCCCGGTCTTCTGGTCAAACTGGCGCTCTTGCTGGCCATCTTCGGCATTCTCGCCTCCGGCATCACCGGCTACTACGCCTATACCGTCAATCGCGCCATGCTGGTGTCGGCGGCACAGAGTGACCTGATTACTGCGGCTCGCGGGGTTAACCGCCGCTTGTCGCAGTCGGTGGAAGAAGCTGCCGATGATGCGTTGCTGTTGTCGCGCCTGGTGGATGTGGAGCGGGTTATCAACGGCCAGCAAGCGCAGCGATTGCGCATTGCCAAGCAGGAACTGGCCCAAGCCTTTGCCTCCATGTTGGCCTTGCATCCGGAATACCTGCAGGTAAGGTTGATCGGTGCCGCCAACAACGGACTGGAACTGGTGCGGGTGGATAGCCAGGGCGGGCTGACCTTGCGGGTGGACGACAAGGATTTGCAGGAGAAGGGACATTTTCCCTACGTGTTCGAAACCCTGCTGGTTCCTGCCGGGCAGATTTATCAGTCATCCATTGCCGTCAACCATGAGCGGGCCGCCCATGATGCGGAAGGGCGGCCAGGCCTGATGGTGGCGACTCCGCTTTCCCGTCGCGATGGCCGGCCCGGCGGTCTGCTGGTCATCAATCTGGACCTGACTCGGCTGCTCAGCCAGTTGCAACTGGATTTGCCCAAGGATTACCAGCTATACATGGCCAATCGCTGGGGTGATTTCCTGGTTCACCCCGATCCGACGCAGACTTTTGGCTTTGACAAGGGGCGACGCATCCTGATGCAGGACAGTTTTGCACCCACCCATCTGTTGTTCGAGCGCAAGGCGGGGAGCCTGGCGCTGAGCGGCCTGGCGCAGCCGGAACAATCCGCCGGCAAGGTGATGGCCTTTGTCCGCCTGCCCATCGGCCGCGGCAGCCGGGATGATTTCGTGGTGACCGGCCTGGTACAGCCGCTAGATAGCGTACTGGCACTGGCTGCGCCACTGGGGCAGCGCATTATCCACATGGTACTGGCGTTCAGTGTCATCGCCATTTTGCTGGCGGTGGTGTTTGCCCGCGCCATGCTGCGTCCCATCAATACCCTGGCCCAGGCGGCCTGCAGTTTTCCCGATACCCGCCAGCAGGTAGCGCTGCCGGTGGAGCGCAATGACGAAATTGGGGTGCTGGCACGCAATTTCGACCGCATGCAGCGGCAGATCAACAGCCATATGGCCAGCCTGTACGACAGTCAGCGCGAGCTGAGCTACCTGGCGCACCACGACAGCCTGACCGGCCTGGCCAACCGTGCCTTGTTTTTCCAGCAGTTGGAAAAAATGCTGGCCCTGTCGCAGCGAAGTGGCGCACAGTTTGCCGTGCTGTTTGTCGATCTGGACCACTTCAAGCAGATCAATGACCAGCATGGCCATGCGGTTGGCGATCAAGTGCTGCAAGTGGTTGCCCGCCGCTTGCAGCATGCGGTGCGTGGCAGCGACATGGTGGCGCGCATGGGCGGGGATGAGTACCTGATCCTGCTGCAAGGCAGTTTTTCCACCGATGCCCTGTCCGAGCTATTGGACAAGCTGGCCCTGATCATCAGCGAGCCGATGATTGTGGAAGACAAGAGGCTGGAAGTGGGGGCCAGCATCGGCTACAGTCTTTATCCGCGCGACGGTACGTCCGCCGAACAACTGGTCAACCAGGCTGATCATGCCATGTATCATGTCAAGGCCATCCAGCGTGACGGCCATACCAGGCAACTGCCTTATTCCTGA
- a CDS encoding extracellular solute-binding protein produces MATRIHSLLAGIIGCLLCCQLALARDVLRVLAWPGYADRDVVQAFEQRYQASVEVTFVDSDEALWAHMHAPNGPRFDVVAANTAEMQRYYAAGLLKPLDPALLPNTRRQLPRFRQLAAIPGLQQRGRLYAVPYTYSTMGIIYDKRQFSRPPDSMNVLWDRRYRHKVLDFNSGQHNFSFAALASGISQPFQLSAAQQAMLVQRLIALRRNVLTYYTLPEEASELFIRHRIAVMFGNYGTQQLNSLRQAGADVGYAIPREGVLAWLDCWAMTVAARKPLLAQQWINYMLEPSVSALLPTRQGLANTLSPSNELTAGARVLWLQPVEDAARREALWQKIYSGDRPGSF; encoded by the coding sequence GTGGCAACAAGAATACACAGCCTGCTTGCGGGGATAATCGGCTGCCTGTTGTGCTGCCAGCTTGCGCTGGCCAGGGACGTGCTGCGCGTACTGGCCTGGCCGGGTTATGCGGATCGGGATGTGGTGCAGGCATTTGAGCAGCGCTACCAGGCCAGCGTGGAAGTGACCTTTGTCGATTCCGACGAGGCACTGTGGGCGCACATGCATGCGCCCAATGGCCCGCGTTTTGACGTGGTGGCAGCCAACACCGCCGAAATGCAGCGTTATTATGCCGCCGGACTGCTCAAGCCGCTTGATCCAGCCTTGCTGCCCAATACCCGCCGCCAGTTGCCGCGCTTCCGGCAGTTGGCCGCCATTCCCGGCCTGCAGCAGCGGGGCCGGCTGTATGCCGTGCCGTATACCTATTCCACCATGGGCATCATCTACGACAAGCGCCAGTTTTCCCGGCCTCCCGATTCGATGAATGTGCTGTGGGACCGGCGCTATCGCCACAAGGTGCTGGATTTCAACAGCGGGCAGCACAATTTTTCCTTTGCCGCGCTGGCCAGCGGCATCAGCCAGCCATTCCAACTGTCGGCAGCCCAGCAAGCCATGCTGGTGCAGCGGCTGATTGCCCTGCGGCGCAATGTGCTGACCTATTACACCCTGCCGGAAGAAGCCAGCGAGCTGTTCATCCGCCATCGGATTGCCGTGATGTTTGGTAATTACGGCACCCAGCAGCTCAACTCCCTGCGCCAGGCCGGGGCCGATGTCGGCTATGCCATTCCGCGCGAAGGCGTGCTGGCCTGGCTGGACTGCTGGGCGATGACGGTTGCCGCGCGTAAGCCATTGCTGGCACAGCAATGGATCAATTACATGCTGGAGCCCTCTGTCAGCGCCCTGCTGCCCACGCGCCAGGGCCTGGCCAACACCCTGTCACCCAGCAATGAGCTGACTGCCGGCGCGCGCGTACTGTGGCTGCAGCCGGTGGAGGATGCTGCCCGGCGTGAAGCGCTGTGGCAGAAAATCTATTCTGGCGACCGGCCGGGGAGCTTCTGA